A portion of the Edaphobacter lichenicola genome contains these proteins:
- a CDS encoding ATP-grasp domain-containing protein — protein sequence MTDPQQKPTILCISTYEKGQPFLKEAANLGVNVLLLTVNKLEHAAWPRESLTKLITMPENLTPEQVLNTVAYLARENKIDRIVALDEFDLEVAALLREHLRLPGMGESPTRYFRDKLAMRVRAQQSGVPVPEFTGVFHYDDLRVFLRDVPGPWLLKPRTNASAIGIRKIEAANDLWPVLDELGDLQSHYVLERFVPGEIFHVEGITWKGKTVFGAPYKYGKPPMQTMHQGGVFSTRALDRESNDARSLGEIHKQVIGALGLTSGVTHTEFIKSHADGSFYFLETAARVGGAHIADVVEFASGINPWVEWARIEVASLFGMEYALPTVTQLYAGSIICLSRQERPDTGSYDAPEIVKRLDRHHHAGLILRANSAERIEDLVTQYSDRFLHEFCAFEPPPDQPTA from the coding sequence GTGACTGATCCGCAACAGAAGCCGACGATCCTCTGCATCAGCACCTATGAGAAAGGTCAGCCTTTTCTGAAAGAGGCTGCGAATCTGGGCGTCAACGTCCTTCTACTCACGGTCAACAAGCTGGAACACGCTGCGTGGCCACGCGAGTCACTCACCAAACTCATCACCATGCCGGAAAATCTCACTCCGGAACAGGTACTGAACACGGTCGCCTACCTCGCCCGTGAAAATAAAATCGACCGCATCGTTGCTCTCGACGAGTTCGACCTCGAGGTGGCAGCGTTGCTTCGCGAGCACCTGCGCCTTCCGGGAATGGGCGAATCTCCCACGCGCTACTTTCGCGACAAATTGGCAATGCGTGTCCGCGCCCAGCAGAGCGGCGTCCCCGTCCCCGAGTTCACCGGGGTCTTCCACTATGACGACCTGCGCGTCTTCCTCCGTGATGTCCCCGGTCCATGGCTGCTGAAGCCCCGCACCAACGCCTCCGCCATCGGCATCCGCAAGATCGAAGCCGCGAACGACCTCTGGCCGGTTTTAGATGAGCTGGGTGATCTCCAATCTCACTACGTCCTTGAGCGCTTCGTCCCCGGAGAGATCTTTCACGTCGAGGGCATCACCTGGAAAGGAAAAACAGTCTTCGGTGCACCCTACAAGTACGGCAAGCCCCCGATGCAGACCATGCATCAGGGCGGCGTCTTCAGTACACGTGCGCTCGACAGGGAATCGAATGATGCGCGCAGCCTCGGCGAAATCCACAAGCAGGTGATCGGAGCGCTCGGTCTCACCTCCGGCGTTACCCATACAGAGTTCATCAAATCCCACGCCGACGGTAGCTTCTACTTCCTCGAGACCGCCGCACGCGTTGGCGGCGCCCACATCGCCGATGTCGTTGAGTTTGCCTCCGGAATCAACCCCTGGGTCGAGTGGGCCAGGATCGAAGTGGCATCCCTCTTTGGCATGGAGTACGCCCTACCCACCGTAACCCAGCTCTACGCTGGAAGCATCATCTGTCTTTCGCGTCAGGAGCGGCCGGACACCGGCAGCTACGACGCACCGGAGATCGTAAAGCGTCTTGACCGGCACCATCATGCAGGTCTTATCCTTCGCGCCAATTCAGCCGAACGAATTGAAGACCTGGTAACGCAGTACAGCGACCGGTTTCTTCACGAGTTCTGCGCCTTCGAACCGCCCCCGGACCAGCCGACAGCTTAA
- a CDS encoding cellulose synthase operon protein YhjQ/BcsQ yields MDSRGTDKIADKIDDLAATETPEDVAVLYSWANLHGAKYRDFSASRREYRAQLRHRAAQQVREQALLAQAEAEAAAAAADSAARHASLAARTHQAEDEDSSMRRALREAEDAARTAAAERVEAARRAEIAAVAEAAARREEREIAEAHASAQRQAARYADSEIRRRAATGAEHNFAVPGKISDPYTVRSNSSHQPGPTNEPTQLGQTTSPSELRSTEYQDRREHPVSFSEPMERRVAAHQPTNTRRPQGYRPDDASGVRQIYRSPDDSVQAEYTTSDPTRQFAPKQNPAAPVSLTSQDMKTTPEQIVPLPRTPSNPNEGNSPLMGQRRTDPQPHAASSPPQAETSPTQTATNFGTWPPTSGNYPQAATDDTRNSVRESPVSVSSPRPPAPRQSGISRSVPLSASASTRPVSPFSQALVPSDSTRGRRAQDDFDYQQSSSLLESPRRNAPEHAPEPTPAGPAWLYAPPAPPVQPKPIVSSAPQAQSSVADTLQHSRERVAARWFALKGVFEQPGQELPEAAPVRQKETRTPVLAVFSLAGGVGKTSLVATVGRALSSMGEKVLLTDTTSHGLLPFYFGASELRQGTVRTFSPPSGSTDAPIYLVSYEVDQKASDEAAQELLAEEIINNGRGAHRILLDLTVGSSWIVRRMSRMNPTILVPVAPDMNSVISLQTVEKFFSGVNDGDGRPLQPFYVLNQFDTSLPLHLDVREVMRRQLGDRLLPFVIRRAPAVSEALAEGMTVVDYAPDAPVAEDYLNLATWLRTVAAPATAGFRNVRWSER; encoded by the coding sequence ATGGACTCACGCGGCACGGACAAGATCGCCGACAAGATCGATGATCTTGCGGCAACCGAGACCCCTGAAGATGTTGCCGTCCTTTACTCATGGGCGAACCTTCATGGAGCGAAGTATCGCGACTTTTCCGCCTCACGTAGAGAGTACCGTGCGCAACTAAGACACCGCGCCGCACAGCAGGTTCGTGAACAGGCCTTGCTGGCGCAGGCCGAAGCAGAAGCCGCGGCTGCAGCAGCAGACTCAGCAGCTCGCCATGCATCGCTGGCAGCCCGTACTCATCAGGCCGAGGACGAGGACTCATCCATGCGGCGCGCTCTGCGCGAGGCCGAAGACGCAGCCCGTACCGCGGCAGCCGAGCGCGTCGAAGCCGCTCGTCGAGCTGAGATCGCCGCCGTCGCCGAGGCGGCCGCTCGCCGCGAAGAGCGAGAGATAGCCGAGGCCCATGCCTCAGCACAGAGACAGGCAGCGCGCTACGCGGATTCAGAGATACGGCGCAGAGCAGCGACAGGCGCTGAGCACAACTTTGCCGTTCCCGGCAAGATCTCCGACCCCTACACGGTTCGCTCCAACTCCTCTCATCAACCGGGACCCACAAACGAACCGACGCAGTTGGGACAGACTACGTCTCCAAGCGAACTTCGCTCGACTGAATATCAGGATCGCCGCGAGCATCCTGTATCTTTTTCAGAGCCGATGGAGCGACGCGTCGCGGCACACCAGCCGACGAACACAAGACGCCCCCAGGGCTATCGTCCTGACGACGCCTCAGGCGTCCGTCAGATCTACCGTAGTCCCGACGACTCTGTTCAAGCCGAGTACACTACATCTGATCCGACACGACAATTTGCTCCAAAGCAAAACCCAGCTGCACCTGTATCACTTACATCCCAGGACATGAAAACCACACCCGAACAGATCGTTCCCTTACCACGTACACCTTCGAATCCGAACGAAGGCAACTCTCCGCTTATGGGGCAACGTCGTACCGATCCCCAGCCTCATGCGGCGTCTTCGCCACCTCAGGCCGAGACCTCTCCTACGCAGACCGCAACTAATTTTGGGACCTGGCCTCCCACATCCGGCAATTATCCCCAGGCCGCCACCGATGACACCCGCAATTCTGTTCGGGAGTCACCAGTGAGCGTGTCGTCGCCGAGGCCACCTGCACCAAGACAATCGGGAATTTCGCGCTCCGTACCGCTCTCTGCTTCTGCTTCGACCCGGCCCGTCTCGCCTTTTTCCCAGGCGTTGGTGCCGTCCGACTCCACACGTGGTCGACGTGCCCAGGATGACTTCGACTATCAGCAGTCCAGCAGTCTGCTCGAATCTCCGCGCAGAAACGCTCCGGAGCATGCACCTGAACCTACACCTGCGGGCCCGGCGTGGCTTTATGCGCCTCCCGCGCCGCCGGTTCAGCCGAAGCCGATCGTCTCGTCGGCACCGCAGGCCCAGTCTTCCGTCGCCGATACCCTTCAGCACTCCCGTGAGCGCGTAGCTGCGCGCTGGTTTGCGCTCAAAGGCGTCTTCGAACAACCCGGCCAGGAACTACCCGAAGCAGCACCAGTGCGCCAAAAAGAGACCCGCACACCGGTCCTCGCCGTCTTCTCCCTCGCTGGCGGTGTCGGCAAAACCAGTCTCGTCGCAACAGTCGGTCGCGCTCTCTCCTCGATGGGAGAGAAGGTTCTCCTCACGGATACAACCTCCCATGGTCTGTTGCCGTTCTACTTTGGTGCCAGCGAACTTCGGCAGGGAACGGTCCGCACCTTCTCGCCGCCCAGCGGTAGCACCGACGCGCCCATCTATCTCGTCAGCTACGAAGTGGATCAGAAAGCCTCCGACGAGGCTGCCCAGGAGCTTCTCGCAGAAGAGATCATCAACAACGGCCGGGGCGCACACCGCATTCTGCTCGACCTCACCGTAGGGTCAAGCTGGATCGTCCGCCGCATGTCCCGCATGAACCCTACCATCCTGGTTCCGGTTGCCCCCGACATGAACTCGGTGATCAGCCTTCAGACGGTTGAAAAGTTCTTCAGCGGTGTCAACGATGGCGACGGCCGCCCGCTTCAACCCTTCTACGTCCTCAACCAATTTGATACGTCGCTCCCGCTGCACCTCGATGTCCGCGAGGTGATGCGCCGTCAGCTTGGCGACCGATTGCTGCCGTTCGTCATTCGCCGCGCTCCCGCTGTCAGCGAAGCCCTCGCCGAGGGCATGACAGTGGTTGACTATGCGCCCGACGCGCCCGTAGCCGAAGACTACCTCAACCTGGCGACCTGGCTCCGCACAGTCGCAGCACCGGCCACAGCCGGCTTCCGTAACGTTCGCTGGAGCGAACGATGA
- the bcsA gene encoding UDP-forming cellulose synthase catalytic subunit encodes MIWSHLSSQFESGDHLFFKVIRFILLSSGIALLGLTGILELTWPQQIVLGILTIALIIWLDRSSSSYLVTLTLMLVSIFSTFRYGYWRIHTTARFLLDPGSVWSVLDGFFIVLLLLAETYAFVILFLGYLQTLWPLRRTPVPLPERPEQWPAIDLLIPTYNEPLNIVKYTALAAMNIDWPADKLKVYLLDDGKREEFRSFAEEAGIGYMTRDDNRYAKAGNINRALTQLNSPYVAIFDCDHVPTRSFMQVTMGWFLRDSKLGMLQTPHHFYSPDPFERNLNQFRQIPNEGELFNGIVQDGNDFWNATFFCGSCAVLRRSALDEIGGIAVETVTEDAHTSLRMQMNGWNTAYINIPQAAGLATERLSGHVKQRIRWARGMVQILRTDNPLFAKGLNLAQRLCYFNAMTHFLYALPRLIFLTAPLIYLIFHRVNIPGYWAAILAYALPHLLLSTITNSRIQGQHRHSFWNEIYETVLAPYIFFPTLLALISPKFGRFDVTAKGGVIPRRFFDARIAQPFLVMIAINVAGMLCAIPRLFQLPGAGRTWPLNVPAAMYHGSHTGTIVMNLIWATFNLIILIVATSVAWESRQRRQTVRLPMTVPADVQLANKSIVHGVTADMSTGGVKVRMERHCTASSGDSIRLTLPALDGNVSLPATLVGINGNVIRAQFDPLTLQEEEALATVLYSRADTWLGWGETREADRPLTSLRRIVRLALRNFGQAVKSLAKSNHSSAPEGKLVASIAPLLLVVALFGVRSSAAEVRFVHTAQATDQAASQTSDQVKSAPEPPAQKPVPPATTPPTPPSTPSIFHSSLKTVIPPSALPVPGTFDNVIALSDIGVHEPITMRGVDAYNKAHFSLPQTETVKTATLHLRYSFSPALIPSLSHLKVSLNGKLLATLPVASPPDEVVGHGLQPVAKSIDSANSTLRESTITLPAEILVRSNELTFEFIGHYAAKCEDPSHSTLWAHVDNSSTIELTGTLNPLQNNLKILPSPFYDSLVDLHPVIPIVFLGQPSPKTLQAAGIVASWFGILADSRPIQFSVSLGSIPAGNAIVLAESGASLPASLQMSTPSGPTIAMRTNPSDPYAKVLVLAGDSSDDLVTAAMALTLQRDLFEGDQIRVPSIQLPAAREPDDAPRWLSTEKITRFGDITQTTSFETDGSNPIAVYMRLPPDLYYGARQDLPLHLGYRYNGVSLSNESSLQVSMNDSFVGSTVLAQTDKTSTVIPVPISDMRPFSNSTLMRFLFLMAQKAECNDAASASNQKGAILKDSYLDIQGIPHWAVLPNLEIFANAGYPFTRKADLADTAVVMPDNAGPAEIEIFLTLMGHFGAQTGYPVLRLTVTDSDGMKSDSLRDYLVLGTVDDQPAIGRLNPSLPVGVDGSGLHIQDTQGFFAQLQHAWWKVRSSDRIQSGQLETAGGLPDALIEGIEWPKGSNRSVVVVALRDKDVIPNFLSVFLKTSQSSDVSQSVSVLHGSRFVSYRIGNDVYRVGSLSLWVKLNMLFSEYQWLMVISTIASCFILAVILRSALRRKARVRLQGNY; translated from the coding sequence ATGATTTGGTCGCACCTATCCTCTCAATTTGAGTCAGGTGACCATCTCTTCTTCAAAGTTATTCGCTTTATCCTCCTGAGCAGCGGAATCGCCCTTCTGGGCCTCACCGGTATCCTGGAGCTCACCTGGCCGCAACAGATCGTGCTGGGGATCCTCACAATTGCACTCATCATCTGGCTCGACCGCAGCTCGAGTTCCTATCTCGTCACGCTGACCCTCATGCTGGTCTCCATCTTCTCTACCTTTCGCTACGGGTACTGGAGAATCCATACCACTGCCAGATTTCTTTTAGATCCCGGTTCGGTCTGGAGCGTGCTCGACGGCTTTTTTATCGTGCTCCTGCTCCTGGCCGAGACCTACGCCTTCGTTATTCTCTTTCTGGGCTACCTCCAGACGCTTTGGCCGTTGCGTCGCACACCGGTGCCGCTACCTGAGCGCCCGGAACAGTGGCCCGCAATCGATCTCCTCATCCCGACCTACAACGAGCCGCTCAACATCGTGAAATATACCGCGCTCGCCGCGATGAACATCGACTGGCCCGCCGACAAATTAAAGGTGTACCTCCTCGACGACGGCAAGCGGGAAGAGTTCCGCAGCTTCGCGGAGGAGGCCGGTATCGGCTACATGACGCGCGACGACAATCGTTACGCCAAAGCCGGCAACATCAATCGCGCACTCACCCAGCTCAACTCACCCTACGTCGCCATCTTCGATTGCGATCACGTTCCCACCCGCAGTTTTATGCAGGTCACCATGGGATGGTTTCTGCGCGACAGCAAGCTGGGCATGCTCCAGACGCCGCACCACTTCTACTCCCCCGATCCCTTCGAGCGTAACCTCAACCAGTTTCGGCAGATTCCCAACGAAGGTGAGCTGTTCAACGGCATCGTCCAGGATGGAAATGACTTCTGGAACGCTACCTTTTTCTGCGGCTCCTGCGCCGTTCTCAGGCGCAGCGCGCTCGATGAGATTGGCGGCATCGCCGTCGAGACAGTAACCGAAGACGCTCACACTTCGCTGCGTATGCAGATGAATGGCTGGAACACTGCTTACATCAACATCCCGCAGGCAGCTGGTCTCGCGACCGAACGATTAAGTGGACACGTGAAGCAGCGCATCCGCTGGGCACGCGGAATGGTACAGATTCTGCGCACGGACAATCCACTCTTCGCCAAGGGATTAAATCTTGCGCAGCGTCTCTGCTACTTCAACGCAATGACGCACTTTCTCTACGCGCTGCCTCGTCTGATCTTCCTAACTGCACCGCTCATCTATCTCATCTTTCATCGTGTCAACATACCCGGCTATTGGGCTGCGATTCTTGCGTACGCGCTTCCTCATCTGCTTCTCTCAACCATCACGAACTCTCGCATCCAGGGCCAGCACCGCCACTCTTTCTGGAACGAGATCTATGAAACCGTACTCGCACCGTACATCTTTTTCCCCACGTTGCTCGCGCTGATCAGCCCAAAGTTCGGCAGGTTCGATGTGACCGCAAAAGGCGGTGTGATCCCTCGACGCTTCTTCGACGCACGCATCGCACAGCCGTTCCTCGTCATGATCGCGATCAACGTCGCAGGTATGCTTTGCGCCATTCCAAGGCTCTTTCAACTCCCTGGAGCCGGAAGAACCTGGCCATTGAACGTGCCCGCAGCAATGTATCACGGCAGCCACACTGGCACCATCGTGATGAACCTGATCTGGGCCACCTTCAACCTCATCATCCTTATCGTGGCTACTTCAGTCGCGTGGGAGAGCCGACAGCGCAGGCAGACAGTGCGCCTTCCGATGACCGTGCCCGCCGACGTTCAGTTGGCCAACAAAAGCATCGTCCATGGCGTCACCGCGGATATGTCCACAGGCGGCGTTAAAGTTCGCATGGAACGTCACTGCACTGCCAGTTCGGGCGATTCCATCAGACTGACTCTTCCGGCTCTCGATGGAAACGTCAGCTTGCCAGCCACATTGGTTGGCATAAACGGCAACGTAATTCGTGCACAATTCGATCCGCTCACCCTGCAGGAAGAAGAGGCGCTCGCCACAGTCCTCTACTCCCGTGCCGACACTTGGCTCGGATGGGGCGAAACCCGCGAGGCCGACAGGCCGCTAACCAGCCTGCGACGCATCGTGCGACTCGCACTTCGTAACTTTGGACAGGCAGTAAAAAGTCTGGCGAAATCAAATCATTCTTCTGCGCCTGAAGGGAAGTTGGTCGCCAGTATCGCTCCTCTTCTCCTGGTGGTAGCTCTCTTCGGTGTCCGCTCGTCAGCAGCCGAGGTCCGCTTCGTGCATACCGCACAGGCTACCGATCAGGCCGCCAGCCAGACGAGCGACCAGGTCAAATCTGCACCGGAGCCGCCAGCTCAAAAGCCTGTACCTCCAGCAACAACCCCTCCAACCCCTCCATCAACCCCATCCATCTTTCATAGCTCGCTCAAAACAGTGATTCCACCAAGCGCCCTGCCAGTTCCCGGAACATTCGACAACGTGATCGCTCTGTCCGACATCGGGGTACATGAACCCATCACGATGCGGGGAGTGGATGCCTACAACAAGGCCCACTTTTCGTTGCCTCAAACGGAAACCGTCAAAACAGCGACGTTGCATCTTCGCTACAGCTTCTCTCCTGCGCTGATTCCATCTCTCAGCCATCTCAAGGTAAGCCTGAACGGCAAACTATTGGCAACACTTCCCGTCGCGTCACCACCAGACGAAGTTGTCGGGCATGGTCTTCAGCCAGTCGCAAAAAGCATCGACAGTGCTAACAGCACATTGCGTGAATCGACGATAACCCTGCCTGCCGAGATACTGGTTCGCAGTAACGAACTCACCTTCGAGTTCATTGGCCACTACGCCGCAAAGTGCGAAGATCCGTCCCACTCCACGCTCTGGGCTCATGTTGACAATAGCTCGACGATCGAACTCACCGGTACCCTGAACCCTCTGCAAAATAACCTGAAGATCCTGCCGTCACCCTTCTACGATTCTCTGGTCGATCTCCATCCGGTAATTCCCATCGTCTTCCTCGGTCAGCCATCCCCGAAGACTCTTCAGGCCGCAGGCATTGTGGCATCGTGGTTCGGTATCCTCGCGGACTCGCGCCCCATACAGTTTTCCGTGTCCCTGGGGTCGATCCCCGCCGGCAATGCGATCGTTCTCGCTGAAAGTGGCGCAAGCCTCCCTGCATCGCTCCAGATGAGCACACCCTCCGGACCCACCATTGCCATGCGAACGAACCCGTCTGATCCCTATGCCAAGGTCCTCGTACTTGCCGGAGACTCTTCGGACGATCTCGTGACCGCAGCCATGGCTCTCACATTGCAGCGCGATCTCTTCGAAGGCGATCAAATCCGTGTTCCTTCCATCCAATTACCCGCCGCGCGAGAGCCCGACGATGCTCCGCGCTGGCTGAGCACGGAGAAGATCACCCGCTTCGGTGACATCACCCAAACCACCAGCTTCGAGACCGACGGTTCAAACCCGATCGCCGTGTACATGCGCCTCCCGCCCGATCTCTACTACGGCGCGCGACAGGATCTACCGCTCCACCTCGGCTATCGTTACAACGGAGTTTCGCTCTCGAACGAAAGCTCGTTACAGGTCTCGATGAACGACTCCTTTGTCGGCTCGACAGTCTTGGCGCAAACGGACAAAACATCCACAGTTATCCCGGTGCCTATCTCCGACATGCGCCCCTTCTCAAACTCCACGCTGATGCGCTTCCTCTTTCTGATGGCCCAAAAAGCAGAGTGCAATGACGCAGCCTCCGCCAGCAATCAGAAGGGCGCCATCCTCAAAGACTCCTATCTCGACATCCAGGGAATTCCTCACTGGGCTGTCCTGCCCAACCTTGAGATCTTCGCCAACGCTGGCTACCCCTTTACACGCAAAGCCGACCTCGCCGACACTGCCGTTGTGATGCCCGACAACGCCGGCCCCGCGGAGATCGAGATCTTCCTCACTCTAATGGGACACTTCGGTGCACAAACTGGTTACCCAGTGCTCCGTCTTACTGTCACCGACTCCGACGGCATGAAGTCCGACAGCCTCCGAGACTATCTCGTGCTCGGGACGGTCGACGATCAACCCGCGATCGGTCGGCTCAATCCGTCGCTCCCCGTCGGCGTAGACGGCAGCGGCCTCCATATTCAAGACACTCAGGGGTTCTTTGCACAACTGCAGCACGCATGGTGGAAGGTCCGCAGCTCGGATCGCATCCAGTCCGGCCAACTCGAGACCGCAGGCGGCCTTCCCGACGCCCTCATCGAAGGCATTGAATGGCCCAAGGGATCCAACCGCTCTGTCGTCGTCGTCGCTCTACGCGACAAAGATGTCATCCCCAACTTTTTATCTGTCTTTCTCAAAACATCCCAGTCTTCTGACGTCTCCCAGTCCGTAAGCGTCCTGCATGGATCCCGCTTCGTCTCGTACCGGATCGGCAATGACGTCTACCGCGTCGGTTCGCTCTCGCTGTGGGTCAAGCTGAATATGCTCTTCTCGGAGTATCAATGGTTGATGGTCATCTCGACCATTGCCTCCTGCTTCATTCTCGCCGTCATCCTTCGTTCTGCCCTGCGTCGGAAGGCACGAGTCCGGTTGCAAGGGAACTACTAG
- a CDS encoding DUF3857 domain-containing transglutaminase family protein yields the protein MRKLPLYLSTLALLGTIGLTSVPAFASKPDSVPDWVRTAAQQKTPDYPPETNAVVLLEDTTYTVSPDGNAVEHYRRVVKILRPQGREEGIVAVPFDKDAKILSMHVWSIGPDGHEYAVKDNEMVEYGYPGQGNFFMDLKVRAANAPGRDPGGIVAYEYEQRSHPYLTEKTWFFQSDIPHLTQSFTLELPPGFTYGTVWAHSKETHAIDLEHQRWRWEIKDTPPIDLDRVALSPAAFSLEGRMTVHYAGPTIPAPTEGSWQSIGEWYQTISKDRLVATPEIAAKAKELVGDKTDFYDKTEAIAEFVQRQVRYFVIEMGIGGYQPHYAGDIFHNRYGDCKDKATLLTAMLSTVGVHGALVMVDHRRGVIDPDAPSIVGDHMIAAIEIPKGYSSPKLRSVVTSKTGRQYLIFDPTWDKTAFGQLEHNLQGGYGVLMEGAESQLIKFPVLSPDLNTIRRTASFQLQPDGVLKGTVTEKRFGDLSENRRSLYTSGDLKEQTQYLDRVLGQDFTTFTVSDFKVQNAESLNKDLTTSYTVTAERFGRPMGPLMMIRPRVLGSEHLEADYRKRHAVPINLDETMQESDDFAIELPSGYAVDEIPDPVKLDLGFASYESSSSVKENILHYTRTYTVREVTLPSDRYDDVQKLAGVIAADEQNNAVLKKK from the coding sequence TTGCGCAAACTTCCTTTATATCTTTCGACCCTCGCTCTTCTCGGCACAATAGGCCTCACCTCCGTCCCGGCCTTCGCGTCAAAACCCGACAGCGTTCCAGATTGGGTTCGCACCGCCGCGCAGCAAAAAACTCCGGACTACCCTCCCGAAACCAACGCAGTCGTTCTTCTCGAAGACACCACCTACACGGTTTCTCCAGACGGCAACGCGGTTGAGCACTATCGACGCGTCGTCAAAATCCTCCGTCCTCAGGGCAGGGAAGAAGGCATCGTCGCTGTCCCATTTGATAAAGACGCCAAGATCCTCTCCATGCATGTCTGGAGTATCGGGCCCGACGGACACGAGTACGCCGTCAAGGACAACGAGATGGTCGAATACGGCTATCCCGGGCAAGGCAACTTTTTCATGGATCTCAAGGTCAGAGCGGCCAACGCTCCAGGTCGCGACCCCGGCGGCATTGTTGCCTACGAGTACGAGCAGCGCAGCCATCCCTACCTAACCGAAAAGACCTGGTTCTTCCAGAGTGACATCCCGCACCTCACTCAAAGCTTCACCCTCGAACTTCCCCCCGGCTTCACCTACGGCACGGTATGGGCTCACAGCAAAGAGACCCATGCCATCGACCTCGAGCATCAACGATGGCGCTGGGAAATAAAAGATACCCCGCCCATTGACCTCGACCGCGTCGCATTAAGCCCCGCGGCATTCTCGCTTGAGGGTCGAATGACCGTACACTACGCAGGCCCCACCATTCCTGCGCCCACCGAAGGTAGCTGGCAGAGCATAGGCGAGTGGTATCAGACAATCTCCAAAGACCGCCTCGTCGCTACTCCTGAGATAGCCGCAAAAGCCAAAGAGTTAGTCGGCGACAAGACCGATTTCTACGACAAGACTGAAGCCATCGCAGAGTTCGTCCAGAGGCAGGTTCGCTACTTCGTCATCGAAATGGGCATCGGCGGCTATCAGCCTCACTATGCCGGTGATATCTTTCACAATCGTTACGGCGACTGTAAGGACAAGGCGACCCTCCTGACGGCCATGCTCTCTACCGTCGGGGTACATGGCGCTCTCGTCATGGTGGACCACCGTCGCGGCGTCATTGATCCCGATGCTCCGTCCATCGTCGGCGACCACATGATCGCCGCCATCGAAATACCCAAGGGTTACAGTTCACCCAAACTCCGCAGCGTCGTTACCTCCAAGACTGGTCGCCAATACCTCATCTTCGACCCCACCTGGGATAAAACCGCCTTTGGCCAGCTTGAGCATAACCTTCAGGGTGGCTACGGAGTCCTGATGGAAGGCGCCGAAAGCCAGCTCATCAAGTTTCCTGTGCTCTCTCCCGATCTCAACACCATTCGCCGCACCGCCAGCTTTCAACTGCAACCCGACGGCGTACTCAAAGGCACTGTCACCGAGAAACGCTTCGGCGACCTCTCCGAAAACCGACGCAGTCTCTACACCTCTGGCGACTTGAAAGAACAGACGCAGTACCTCGACCGCGTCCTCGGACAGGACTTCACCACCTTCACCGTCTCCGACTTCAAGGTGCAAAACGCAGAATCGCTGAATAAGGACCTGACCACCTCCTACACCGTCACAGCAGAACGTTTCGGCAGGCCCATGGGGCCTCTGATGATGATTCGCCCCAGAGTACTTGGCAGCGAACACCTCGAAGCCGACTATAGAAAGCGTCACGCCGTGCCGATCAATCTCGACGAAACCATGCAGGAGAGCGACGACTTCGCCATCGAGCTGCCCTCGGGCTACGCAGTCGACGAAATTCCCGATCCGGTTAAGCTCGACCTTGGCTTTGCCTCCTACGAAAGTTCCAGCAGCGTCAAAGAAAACATCCTCCACTACACCCGCACCTACACCGTTCGCGAGGTCACACTTCCCTCCGACCGATACGACGATGTCCAGAAGCTCGCCGGTGTTATCGCCGCCGATGAGCAAAACAACGCCGTCCTGAAGAAAAAATAA